From the Solanum stenotomum isolate F172 chromosome 4, ASM1918654v1, whole genome shotgun sequence genome, one window contains:
- the LOC125861544 gene encoding uncharacterized protein LOC125861544: protein MPKWSANLNHLAYANDTIIFCSTHDYSLGKIVVVLQDYEKQSRQKVNKEKSFYYLHQNVGVGISLQVEQCTGMSRGSFPLKYLGCPITHLRKRKEHYTDLFDRVRGKLQAWKGKMPSFGGKEVLLTSVLQSIPIYVLSAITPPKCVIKELHKIFAKSFWSNKESGEVSIGLNGLRFVCQQEGGLGFRSMFDVSQTMYAKLWWRFRTQNSLWSNFLWNKYCKKQIPTSVQCKGGSQVWKYMLENRERLDNSCGGNLKELGEEADKPCWTKSSRGNFRVN, encoded by the exons ATGCCTAAGTGGAGTGCTAATTTGAATCATTTAGCATACGCAAATGacacaattattttttgttcaacCCATGATTATTCTTTGGGGAAAATCGTGGTTGTCTTGCAGGATTATGAGAAGCAATCTAGACAAAAAGTGAACAAAGAGAAGAGCTTTTACTATTTGCACCAGAATGTAGGAGTTGGTATTTCACTTCAAGTGGAACAATGTACGGGAATGAGTAGAGGTTCTTTTCCTTTGAAATATTTGGGGTGTCCTATCACTCACttgagaaaaaggaaagaacacTACACTGATCTGTTTGATAGAGTAAGAGGGAAACTTCAAGCATGGAAAGGAAAGATGCCTTCATTTGGTGGTAAAGAAGTTCTTCTCACTAGTGTTCTTCAAAGCATCCCTATTTATGTTCTTTCTGCTATCACACCTCCTAAATGTGTTATTAAGGAATTGCACAAGATCTTTGCTAAATCTTTTTGGAGTAATAAGGAATCAGGTGAAGTAAGCATTGGATTGAATGGATTAAGGTTTGTTTGCCAACAGGAAGGGGGTCTAGGTTTTAGATCTATGTTTGATGTTTCTCAGACAATGTACGCTAAACTCTGGTGGAGATTTAGGACACAAAATTCTTTGTGGTCTAACTTCTTATGGAATAAGTATTGTAAGAAACAAATTCCTACTTCGGTACAATGTAAAGGGGGTTCTCAGGTTTGGAAATACATGTTGGAGAATAGGGAGCGCTTAGACAATTCTTGTGGTGGGAACCTAAAGGAG CTAGGTGAAGAAGCAGATAAGCCTTGCTGGACTAAGTCTAGTAGAGGAAATTTTCGAGTTAATTGA